In Geothermobacter ehrlichii, a genomic segment contains:
- a CDS encoding SurA N-terminal domain-containing protein — MLDIVRTKQKSLLIKLAFAIIILSFVIGYAMLTSPKGNGRDDGPAAVVNGSEISMDDFRQAYGNLYRFYQNIYQERFTPALEKQLNLEQQAFNQLVDRALLLQEAERLDISVTKQEVVDAIAAIPAFQVNGVFNKQQYLQVLGYQRLTPDQFEAMQRQDLLVEKVRRHLRGEVQVTDAEIEDEYRRQNEKVNLAFARFAPSLFEDRVKIDQAELEAFFKERIEDFRLPEKISLRYIVFDPAAYEKDVELKQEAIEKYYRRHMDLFDIPEQVRASHVLIRVPRDADEKTRKEKRKLAEKVLEEAKAGKDFAELARTYSDDKASVAKGGDLGYFKRGTMVAPFEKAAFALQPGELSDIVESPFGYHVIKVTGYIEAGVKPLEDVLDEVKSGLRKELARQLAFEKAMDAYNINRKSGDLDAAARSNGLKIEETPLFTREQAIPGFGLQPDLAGTVFSLEAGKLARPVNLSRGVVLMALKERQESRLPELKEVREAVEKAFRKEHSVELAKAAAEKALAAARKQGRLAGAIGDKRIKIEETGDFARSFGDFVPRLGQNAELAKAAFELTPEAPVADRVFEVGGKFVIVALKAKSPADMTALDEAKKKELRQALTSRRQDEALKRKLDELRKAAVIDVSPALVQRFNLKEE, encoded by the coding sequence ATGCTCGACATCGTCCGCACCAAGCAGAAATCGCTTCTGATCAAGCTGGCCTTCGCCATCATCATTCTCAGCTTCGTCATCGGCTATGCCATGCTGACCTCGCCGAAGGGCAACGGCCGGGACGATGGTCCGGCGGCCGTAGTCAACGGCAGCGAAATCAGCATGGACGACTTCCGGCAGGCCTACGGCAATCTCTACCGCTTCTACCAGAACATCTACCAGGAGCGTTTCACCCCGGCGCTGGAAAAGCAGCTCAATCTCGAACAGCAGGCCTTCAACCAGCTGGTCGACCGGGCCCTGCTGCTGCAGGAGGCCGAGCGGCTCGACATCTCCGTTACCAAACAGGAAGTGGTCGACGCCATCGCCGCCATCCCGGCCTTCCAGGTCAACGGCGTCTTCAACAAGCAGCAGTACCTGCAGGTGCTCGGCTACCAGCGGCTGACACCGGACCAGTTCGAGGCGATGCAGCGTCAGGACCTGCTGGTGGAGAAGGTGCGCCGGCACCTGCGCGGCGAGGTCCAGGTGACTGACGCCGAGATCGAGGACGAGTACCGCCGGCAGAACGAAAAGGTCAACCTGGCGTTCGCCCGCTTCGCCCCCTCCCTGTTCGAAGACCGGGTCAAGATCGACCAGGCCGAACTCGAGGCCTTCTTCAAGGAAAGGATCGAGGATTTCCGTCTGCCGGAAAAGATCTCCCTGCGCTACATCGTCTTCGACCCGGCGGCCTACGAGAAGGATGTCGAGCTGAAGCAGGAGGCGATCGAAAAATACTACCGGCGGCACATGGACCTGTTCGACATTCCGGAACAGGTCCGCGCCAGCCACGTGCTGATCCGCGTCCCCAGGGACGCCGACGAAAAGACCCGCAAGGAGAAACGCAAACTGGCCGAGAAGGTACTTGAAGAAGCGAAGGCCGGCAAGGACTTCGCCGAACTCGCCCGCACCTACTCCGACGACAAGGCGAGCGTCGCCAAGGGCGGCGATCTGGGCTACTTCAAGCGGGGCACCATGGTCGCCCCCTTCGAAAAGGCCGCCTTCGCCCTGCAGCCGGGTGAGCTGAGCGACATCGTCGAATCCCCCTTCGGCTATCACGTGATCAAGGTAACCGGTTACATCGAAGCCGGCGTCAAGCCGCTGGAAGACGTCCTTGACGAGGTGAAGTCGGGGCTGCGCAAGGAGCTGGCGCGGCAGCTCGCCTTTGAAAAGGCGATGGACGCCTACAACATCAACCGCAAAAGCGGCGATCTGGACGCCGCCGCCAGGAGCAACGGTCTGAAGATCGAAGAGACGCCGCTGTTCACCCGCGAGCAGGCGATTCCGGGCTTCGGCCTGCAGCCCGACCTGGCCGGCACCGTCTTTTCGCTCGAGGCCGGCAAGCTGGCCCGGCCGGTCAACCTGTCTCGGGGCGTGGTACTGATGGCGCTGAAAGAGCGCCAGGAAAGCCGCCTGCCCGAACTGAAGGAGGTCCGTGAGGCGGTCGAAAAGGCTTTCCGCAAGGAGCACAGCGTCGAGCTGGCCAAAGCCGCCGCCGAAAAGGCCCTGGCCGCCGCCCGCAAGCAGGGCAGGCTCGCCGGCGCCATCGGCGACAAGCGCATCAAAATCGAGGAAACCGGCGATTTTGCCCGCAGCTTCGGCGATTTCGTCCCCCGCCTCGGACAGAACGCCGAACTGGCCAAGGCCGCCTTCGAGCTGACGCCGGAGGCCCCCGTCGCCGACCGGGTCTTCGAGGTCGGCGGCAAGTTCGTCATCGTCGCTCTCAAGGCGAAGTCCCCGGCCGACATGACCGCCCTCGACGAGGCCAAGAAGAAGGAGCTGCGGCAGGCCCTGACTTCCCGCAGGCAGGACGAGGCCCTGAAACGGAAACTGGACGAACTGCGCAAGGCCGCGGTGATCGATGTCAGCCCGGCCCTGGTGCAACGCTTCAACCTGAAAGAGGAATAA
- a CDS encoding rod shape-determining protein → MFKLFDAIWGMFSNDLAIDLGTANTLVYLKGQGIVVSEPSVVAVQKDQMGQKKVLAVGMEAKKMLGRTPGSIIAIRPMKDGVIADFDITEEMLRYFIRKVHNRKTLVRPRIVICVPSGITQVEKRAVRESAESAGAREVYLIEEPMAAAIGAGLPITEASGNMIVDIGGGTTEVAVISLAGIVYAKSVRVGGDKLDEAIVQHMKRKYNLLIGERTAEQIKIEIGSAYPDDDEKRMEVKGRDLVSGIPKTMTISAGEVRDAMSEPINSIVEAVRIALERTPPELAADIVDKGIVLAGGGAILRNLDKLLHQETGLPVVQAEDPLSCVVLGSGKVLDELELLRRVTVTS, encoded by the coding sequence ATGTTCAAGTTGTTCGACGCCATCTGGGGCATGTTTTCCAACGACCTGGCCATCGATCTCGGCACCGCCAACACCCTGGTCTATCTCAAGGGGCAGGGGATTGTCGTCAGCGAACCGTCCGTGGTGGCGGTGCAGAAGGATCAGATGGGACAGAAGAAGGTTCTCGCCGTCGGCATGGAGGCGAAGAAGATGCTCGGCCGCACGCCGGGTTCGATCATCGCCATCCGGCCGATGAAGGACGGGGTCATCGCCGACTTCGACATCACCGAGGAGATGCTGCGCTATTTCATCCGCAAGGTGCACAACCGCAAGACCCTGGTGCGGCCGCGGATCGTCATCTGCGTCCCTTCCGGCATCACCCAGGTGGAGAAGCGGGCGGTCCGGGAGTCGGCCGAATCGGCCGGTGCGCGCGAAGTCTACCTGATCGAGGAGCCGATGGCCGCGGCCATCGGCGCCGGTCTGCCCATCACCGAGGCTTCGGGCAACATGATCGTCGACATCGGCGGCGGCACGACCGAGGTGGCGGTGATCTCCCTGGCCGGCATCGTCTACGCCAAGAGCGTGCGGGTCGGCGGCGACAAGCTGGACGAGGCCATCGTGCAGCACATGAAGCGCAAGTACAACCTGCTGATCGGTGAACGGACGGCGGAGCAGATCAAGATCGAGATCGGCAGTGCCTATCCCGACGACGATGAAAAGAGGATGGAGGTCAAGGGCCGCGATCTGGTCAGCGGCATTCCCAAGACCATGACCATCAGCGCAGGCGAGGTGCGGGACGCCATGTCCGAGCCGATCAACTCCATCGTCGAGGCGGTGCGCATCGCCCTGGAGCGCACCCCGCCGGAATTGGCGGCCGACATCGTCGACAAGGGGATCGTCCTGGCCGGCGGCGGCGCCATCCTGCGCAACCTCGACAAGCTGCTGCACCAGGAGACCGGCCTGCCGGTGGTGCAGGCCGAAGATCCCCTTTCCTGCGTGGTGCTCGGTTCGGGCAAGGTGCTGGACGAGCTCGAACTGTTGCGGCGGGTGACCGTCACCTCCTGA
- a CDS encoding phosphoribosylaminoimidazolesuccinocarboxamide synthase, whose translation MSQVLMQSNCPDLKLVNRGKVRDIYDLGEHLLIVTSDRISAFDVIMDQGIPDKGRVLTAISAFWFERMTDLVPNHIVSTDFDSFPEQVKAYRDQLEGRSMLVRKAEPLPVECIVRGYVSGSGWKDYQATGAICGIRLPEGLQQSDRLAEPIFTPSTKAEIGEHDENIPFSRAVELCGDQIANRVRDLSIEIYKRARDYADGKGLIIADTKFEFGLCDGKLIWIDEALTPDSSRFWPKDQYRPGGPQPSFDKQFLRDYLETLDWGKVAPPPPLPDEIVEKTAEKYREALFRLTGIRL comes from the coding sequence ATGAGCCAGGTTCTCATGCAGAGCAACTGCCCCGACCTCAAGCTGGTCAACCGGGGCAAGGTGCGCGACATCTACGATCTCGGCGAACACCTGCTGATCGTCACTTCCGACCGCATCAGCGCCTTCGACGTTATCATGGACCAGGGCATCCCGGACAAGGGACGGGTGCTGACCGCCATATCCGCCTTCTGGTTCGAACGGATGACCGACCTGGTGCCCAACCACATTGTCAGCACCGACTTCGACAGCTTTCCCGAGCAGGTCAAGGCCTACCGGGACCAGCTCGAAGGCCGCAGCATGCTGGTGCGCAAGGCCGAACCGCTGCCGGTCGAATGCATCGTCCGCGGCTACGTCTCCGGCTCCGGCTGGAAGGACTACCAGGCCACAGGCGCCATCTGCGGCATCCGCCTGCCTGAGGGTCTGCAGCAGAGCGACCGGCTGGCCGAACCGATCTTCACCCCCTCGACCAAGGCGGAGATCGGCGAGCACGACGAAAACATCCCCTTCTCCCGGGCCGTCGAGCTGTGCGGCGATCAGATCGCCAACCGCGTGCGCGACCTCTCCATCGAGATCTACAAGCGGGCCCGCGACTACGCCGACGGCAAGGGGCTGATCATCGCCGACACCAAGTTCGAATTCGGTCTGTGCGACGGCAAGCTGATCTGGATCGACGAGGCGCTGACTCCCGATTCCTCCCGCTTCTGGCCGAAGGACCAGTACCGTCCCGGCGGCCCGCAACCGAGCTTCGACAAGCAGTTTCTGCGCGACTATCTCGAAACCCTCGACTGGGGCAAGGTGGCCCCGCCGCCCCCGCTGCCGGACGAAATCGTCGAAAAGACAGCGGAAAAATACCGCGAGGCCCTCTTCCGCCTGACCGGCATCCGGCTCTGA
- the mreC gene encoding rod shape-determining protein MreC, which translates to MLDFFRKYRIHLLAGSLLLASLLFYSYQLRHRQNLSLFHRGLLQLTAPFQRMIDVSVETVAETWNRYLWLVDTAEQNERLRRENRRLRSALADLAEVRLANERLRRLLDLRQEVTRPVLPAQVIGEDASSWFRTVVIDKGASDGVREGLPVVVPEGIVGRTFQVAPHASRVLLVTDASSAVAVLVQPTRSRAICRGRAQRLVLDFALRNDQISVGDPVVTSGMGGIFPKGLMVGMVSEISRGDYGLFQGVAVEPSVDFSRLEEVLVLLEPPK; encoded by the coding sequence ATGCTCGATTTCTTTCGCAAGTACCGGATACACCTGCTGGCCGGCAGTCTCCTTCTGGCTTCGCTCCTCTTCTATTCCTACCAGTTGCGGCATCGACAGAACCTTAGCCTCTTTCATCGCGGCCTGTTGCAACTGACGGCGCCGTTTCAGCGGATGATCGATGTTTCGGTGGAAACGGTCGCCGAAACCTGGAACCGGTACCTCTGGCTGGTCGACACCGCCGAACAGAACGAGCGGTTGAGGCGGGAAAACCGCCGCCTGCGCTCGGCTTTGGCCGATCTCGCCGAGGTGCGGCTGGCCAACGAACGGTTGCGACGGCTGCTCGATTTGAGGCAGGAGGTGACGCGGCCGGTGCTGCCGGCGCAGGTGATCGGCGAGGATGCCTCGAGCTGGTTCCGGACCGTGGTGATCGACAAGGGGGCCAGCGACGGGGTACGCGAAGGGCTGCCGGTGGTGGTGCCCGAGGGGATCGTCGGTCGCACCTTCCAGGTCGCGCCGCACGCTTCGCGGGTGCTGCTGGTCACCGACGCCTCCTCGGCGGTCGCCGTGCTGGTGCAGCCGACCCGCAGCCGGGCCATCTGTCGCGGCCGCGCCCAGCGGCTGGTTCTCGATTTCGCCCTGCGCAACGACCAGATCAGCGTCGGCGATCCGGTCGTCACCTCGGGCATGGGCGGCATCTTCCCCAAGGGGCTGATGGTCGGCATGGTTTCCGAAATCAGCCGCGGCGATTACGGCCTGTTCCAGGGAGTGGCGGTCGAACCGAGCGTCGATTTCTCCCGCCTGGAAGAAGTTCTCGTTCTGCTGGAGCCGCCGAAATGA
- the mreD gene encoding rod shape-determining protein MreD codes for MTRVAGLLLLAGVFALVETALWPGVTGWQVKPDLLLVLTVYVGLTENAVTGGLLVLFIGSCLDALAGAQLGLNAAILLSVYYLVLLISRHFNAENELLLYFLVACGTLVQGGLLVFLGPFADVAGLWLEVLPTFVPQLVLNLLATWGMLRLVPRLRLRLAPGRGLPGLKRLEKRYGP; via the coding sequence ATGACGCGCGTGGCCGGTCTGCTGCTGCTGGCGGGGGTTTTCGCCCTGGTCGAGACTGCGCTCTGGCCGGGAGTGACCGGCTGGCAGGTCAAACCCGACCTGCTGCTGGTGCTGACGGTCTATGTCGGCCTGACAGAAAATGCCGTGACCGGCGGACTGCTGGTGCTCTTCATTGGCAGCTGCCTCGACGCCCTGGCGGGGGCGCAGCTCGGCCTGAACGCCGCCATCCTGCTGTCGGTCTACTACCTGGTGCTGCTGATATCCCGTCACTTCAACGCCGAAAACGAGCTGCTGCTCTACTTTCTCGTCGCCTGCGGAACCCTGGTACAGGGGGGGCTGCTGGTCTTTCTCGGTCCCTTCGCCGATGTCGCCGGACTCTGGCTCGAAGTCCTTCCCACTTTCGTTCCGCAACTGGTGCTGAACCTGCTGGCAACCTGGGGGATGTTGCGTCTGGTACCCCGGCTGCGGCTGCGGCTGGCTCCGGGGCGCGGCCTGCCCGGACTGAAACGGCTGGAGAAGAGATATGGGCCTTAA
- a CDS encoding NCS2 family permease: MLERFFELQQRNTDVRTEIIAGVTTFLTAAYIIFVNPAILSQTGMDKGALTTVTCLVAGIATLLMALWANAPLMMAPGMGLNAFFTYSLVIGQKVPWQTALGVVFISGALFLVLTWFGLREKLAKAIPNTLRLAASVGIGLFIAFIGLQNLGLIVKNDAVLVQLGDFTKPALFGLAGLLLMLVLEIRRIKGSILIAILVTALAGMIAGLTPFPDGLVTLPPSPGPIAFKLDIAGAFKLALWANILSFMFVDLFDSLGTLLAVCREAGLTDEKGEVHNLSRMLQADAVATVGGALLGTSTTTTYIESASGVSEGGRTGLTSVVTAVLFLLAALFTPVIGAVPAYATAPALILVGIFMMRGIGQLDFYDFEEAAPAFLTFILMPLTYSIATGLAFGFISYVLLKILTGKLAQCDPLLIGAAVFSLVSFCL, encoded by the coding sequence ATGTTGGAGCGTTTTTTCGAACTGCAGCAGCGGAACACCGACGTCCGCACCGAAATCATCGCCGGCGTCACCACCTTTCTCACCGCGGCCTACATCATTTTCGTCAACCCGGCCATCCTCAGCCAGACCGGCATGGACAAGGGAGCGCTGACCACCGTCACCTGCCTGGTCGCCGGCATCGCCACCCTGCTGATGGCCCTGTGGGCCAACGCGCCGCTGATGATGGCCCCGGGCATGGGGCTGAACGCCTTTTTCACCTATTCGCTGGTCATCGGCCAGAAGGTGCCCTGGCAGACCGCCCTGGGCGTAGTCTTCATCTCCGGCGCCCTCTTTCTGGTGCTGACCTGGTTCGGGCTGCGGGAGAAGCTGGCCAAGGCGATCCCCAACACACTGCGCCTCGCCGCCAGCGTCGGCATCGGCCTGTTCATCGCCTTCATCGGCCTGCAGAACCTGGGACTGATCGTCAAGAACGACGCCGTGCTGGTGCAGCTCGGCGACTTCACCAAACCAGCCCTGTTCGGACTGGCCGGTCTGCTGCTGATGCTGGTGCTGGAAATCCGCCGCATCAAGGGCTCGATCCTGATCGCCATCCTGGTCACCGCCCTGGCGGGCATGATCGCCGGTCTGACTCCCTTTCCCGACGGCCTGGTGACCCTGCCCCCCTCGCCGGGGCCGATCGCCTTCAAGCTCGACATCGCCGGTGCCTTCAAGCTGGCCCTGTGGGCGAACATCCTCTCCTTCATGTTCGTCGACCTGTTCGACAGCCTCGGCACACTCCTCGCCGTCTGCCGCGAAGCGGGCCTGACCGACGAGAAGGGCGAGGTGCACAACCTGTCGCGCATGCTACAGGCCGACGCCGTCGCCACCGTCGGCGGGGCGCTGCTCGGTACCAGCACCACTACCACCTACATCGAGTCGGCCAGCGGCGTGTCCGAAGGCGGCCGCACCGGCCTGACCAGCGTCGTCACCGCCGTGCTCTTTCTGCTCGCCGCCCTCTTCACCCCGGTGATCGGCGCCGTGCCGGCCTACGCCACCGCGCCGGCCCTGATCCTGGTCGGCATCTTCATGATGCGCGGCATCGGCCAGCTCGACTTCTACGATTTCGAGGAGGCGGCGCCCGCCTTCCTCACCTTCATCCTGATGCCGCTGACCTACAGCATCGCCACCGGCCTGGCCTTCGGATTCATCAGCTACGTGCTGCTGAAAATCCTCACCGGCAAGCTGGCGCAGTGCGATCCGCTGCTCATCGGCGCCGCCGTTTTTTCCCTGGTCAGCTTCTGTCTGTAA
- a CDS encoding tetratricopeptide repeat protein yields MRRAAGTGRTVLFALLGLLLLTGCAGVAGVAVTPDPELGRRLFREAEQLYATRNYRQAADRLAQAAVYLPANADLILRRGEVEEYLGNFANAARIYRQGLQQTGERLNEIRYHLARLELRVLKHPQKARELFRQIPNWDWHYDDLRALFLLLEKKDPRGALQNLNWIPYRLKNAPESAFVHFHIALAYAELGQIDKATERLLLAIDRNSHKGLSRQIERFWNRIQNAPLPPAR; encoded by the coding sequence ATGCGGCGCGCTGCAGGAACCGGACGCACCGTTCTTTTCGCCCTGCTCGGCCTGCTTCTGCTGACCGGCTGCGCCGGTGTCGCCGGTGTCGCCGTCACGCCGGACCCCGAACTCGGCCGGCGGCTCTTCCGCGAGGCGGAGCAGCTCTACGCCACCCGCAACTACCGACAGGCGGCCGACAGGCTGGCGCAGGCGGCTGTGTACCTGCCCGCCAACGCCGATCTGATCCTGCGCCGCGGCGAGGTCGAGGAGTATCTCGGCAACTTCGCCAACGCCGCCCGCATCTACCGTCAGGGCCTGCAGCAGACCGGCGAGCGGCTGAACGAAATCCGCTACCACCTGGCCCGACTCGAACTGCGGGTGCTGAAACACCCACAAAAGGCCAGGGAGCTCTTCCGGCAGATTCCCAACTGGGACTGGCACTACGACGACCTGCGGGCTCTCTTCCTGCTGCTCGAAAAGAAGGATCCGCGCGGTGCGCTGCAGAACCTGAACTGGATTCCCTACCGCCTGAAAAATGCGCCGGAAAGCGCCTTCGTGCACTTTCACATCGCCCTGGCCTACGCCGAGCTTGGTCAAATCGACAAGGCGACCGAGCGGCTGCTGCTGGCCATCGACCGCAACAGCCACAAGGGACTGAGCCGCCAGATCGAACGTTTCTGGAACAGGATTCAGAACGCCCCCCTCCCGCCGGCGCGCTAG